The region TTCATACGACGTATCGCCGAGCGCCAAGACGGAGAAGCGAAGATGATTCAGCTTTGGCGCCCGTTTGCTGTGAAGAAATTCGTAAAACGACACGGCGTTGTCCGGGGGATCGCCTTCTCCGTGCGTGCTCACAACAACGAGCAGCGTTTCGACTTTCTTTAGTTCATTCGGCTTGAAATCAAGCATGGACAACACTTTCGCTTCGAAACCGCGCTCCTTGAGCGCTTTGCCGGCTTTCTCAGCCAGCTTTTGTGCATTGCCGGTTTGCGAGCCGTACAATACCGTCACTTCTTTCGAAACCGGTTTGCTGCTTCCAGCAAACAGCGCCGGCGCTTCGGCATCCAAAACGGCAACCGCCGCCTCAGCCGCGGCCAAATACCCGCTCAGCCAAAGCTTTTGCGCCGGCGTCAACGTCGGCAACAAACGGTTCAAAAGCTTAATCTGCTCCTCGGTAAACGGACTGTTGGTTACTTGCAGCTGCAACGATGCCCACCTCACAATATAAAATAAAATGGAACGATTGGCGTTGCTTGAGCCGTAATCATTGGGCGGACGCCAAATTCCATTATTCCTATAAGGCAAGTATACTTTATCCAGGGTATCATATTTACACTTTACCGCAAAACAAAACATTAGTAAAATAAATATAAATTATTAAAACTATTATTATTTCTAATAATAGAGCCTCATCGGGACGGAGGAGAGGCGGACATGTACTATGAAGAATTAAAAACATTTATCACCTTAGCCGAGGTGAAAAACTTCACCAAAACAGCGGAAATTCTTCATTTATCGCAGCCAAGCGTCAGCCTGCACATCAAAAATTTAGAAAAAGAGTTTCAAACAAAACTGTTCATCCGCTCCCCGAAACGGCTGCGCATGACGCCGACCGGCGAGCTCTTGTACGACCGAGCTAAACAAATGATGGCGCTTTATGAACAAACGAAACAAGACATTTTGGAGCACCATCATTCCGTCAAAGGAAAATTGAAAATCGGGGCGAGCTTTACAATCGGGGAGTATATTTTGCCGCCGCTTTTGCCCGATTTCCAAACACGCTACCCAGAGTTAGAGCTTGAGGTAATGATCGGCAACACAAAAGAAATTGTCGAACTGGTCAAATCATATCAAGTCGACATCGGCTTGATCGAAGGGCAAACGAACGAAAAGGAACTGTCCGTTCATCCGTTCATGCAAGACGAACTCGTCATCGTCGCCTCCAACCGCCATGAATTGGCGCAAAAAGGCGAAGTCACGATCGCCGATTTGCAAAACGAAGCATGGGTGGCGCGCGAAGTCGGGTCGGGGACAAGGGAGTATTTCAACCATTTCATCCGCTCGAACGGGTTGAAAGTCAAATCGCTCATGATCATCAGCAGCAACCAAGGCATTAAAGAAACGTTGATCAACGGCAATGCCCTGTCCTTGCTGTCGCGCAGCGTCGTCGCCCGCGACATCGAGCACGGCCACCTGTCCATCGTTCACTTGAACCATCCGCCGTTTTACCGAATGTTTTCCTATATTTATGCACCGATTATGGAAAACAAGCAAAACGTGCGCATCTTCCTTGAAACGCTGCAACACAATCGGAAATCCTGAAAAAGAACATGGGGGAGAAGCTTGGCAGCCCTCCCCTATACTTCCATCTCCCCATGGCGGATGTGCGGCATTTCGATTTGAATCGTCGCATGGCGAATGTGAAAGCGTGTTTC is a window of Geobacillus kaustophilus DNA encoding:
- a CDS encoding LysR family transcriptional regulator, producing the protein MYYEELKTFITLAEVKNFTKTAEILHLSQPSVSLHIKNLEKEFQTKLFIRSPKRLRMTPTGELLYDRAKQMMALYEQTKQDILEHHHSVKGKLKIGASFTIGEYILPPLLPDFQTRYPELELEVMIGNTKEIVELVKSYQVDIGLIEGQTNEKELSVHPFMQDELVIVASNRHELAQKGEVTIADLQNEAWVAREVGSGTREYFNHFIRSNGLKVKSLMIISSNQGIKETLINGNALSLLSRSVVARDIEHGHLSIVHLNHPPFYRMFSYIYAPIMENKQNVRIFLETLQHNRKS